Proteins from one Bradyrhizobium roseum genomic window:
- a CDS encoding chemotaxis protein CheX — protein MTEDASQLTEIEQDALAEIANMGVSRAASSLRLLVGEEILLSVPSVKIVTRQAASKLVERENAKKLVAVQQTFEGPFAGKALLIFPEAQSLELVRSIVGDQHTLEDVIDLEQEALAETGNIILNGCLATIANVLNRTMRMSLPSIVRGDGATLFEVQAPASGEQFVLFLYIDFNIKARNVRGFIALLLDLHSIAALKTIVNDFIEAIEKQPSGHAG, from the coding sequence ATGACCGAAGACGCGAGCCAACTCACCGAAATCGAACAGGATGCGCTGGCTGAAATCGCCAATATGGGGGTCAGCCGCGCCGCGAGCAGTCTCCGCCTCCTGGTTGGGGAGGAGATCCTGCTTTCGGTGCCTTCCGTCAAGATCGTAACGCGCCAGGCGGCGTCGAAACTGGTCGAGCGCGAGAACGCGAAGAAACTCGTGGCCGTGCAGCAGACTTTCGAAGGGCCGTTTGCCGGCAAGGCGCTTTTGATCTTTCCGGAGGCGCAAAGTCTGGAGCTGGTTCGCTCGATCGTCGGCGACCAGCATACGTTGGAGGATGTGATCGATCTGGAGCAAGAGGCGCTCGCTGAAACCGGTAATATCATTTTGAACGGATGCCTCGCGACGATCGCGAATGTCTTGAACCGGACGATGCGGATGTCGCTGCCCTCCATCGTTCGAGGTGACGGAGCGACCTTGTTCGAGGTGCAAGCGCCGGCGTCGGGAGAACAGTTCGTGCTATTTCTCTATATCGATTTTAACATCAAGGCGCGGAATGTGCGCGGCTTTATTGCTCTTCTTTTGGATCTGCATTCCATCGCCGCGCTAAAGACGATCGTGAACGACTTTATCGAGGCCATTGAAAAGCAACCATCCGGTCATGCTGGATAA
- a CDS encoding response regulator transcription factor: protein MHKVLIVDDSKLARMVMASAFRRIRPDWTLVETSNADEALAAVSGDAVDVALIDFNMPGIDGLELVANIRKTHPNMPVAVVSANVQNEIIGRARELNAGFIPKPLTDESLAAFLSGAALRLKKSPT from the coding sequence ATGCACAAAGTCTTGATTGTTGATGACAGCAAGCTTGCCCGCATGGTGATGGCGAGCGCATTCCGTCGTATCCGGCCGGACTGGACGCTGGTCGAAACCAGCAATGCCGATGAGGCGCTGGCCGCTGTTTCCGGAGACGCCGTTGACGTTGCCCTGATCGATTTCAACATGCCGGGGATCGATGGCCTGGAGCTTGTTGCAAATATCCGCAAAACCCATCCAAACATGCCGGTCGCCGTCGTCTCGGCGAACGTCCAGAATGAAATCATAGGACGCGCGCGGGAATTGAATGCGGGCTTTATTCCAAAGCCCTTGACCGACGAAAGCCTCGCCGCGTTTCTCTCCGGCGCCGCGCTTCGGCTCAAGAAATCTCCGACATGA
- a CDS encoding nuclear transport factor 2 family protein, whose protein sequence is MVNANGRFDAIGIIVDWIDACKQRRLEELLDLYDEEATVECCEGGNFTGRSEVELYWRPRLATAGSEAFAIDALMPEGGGVLLDYRDYDGRPVRTHFRFTPAGKIRLTACEPIRLAA, encoded by the coding sequence ATGGTGAATGCAAATGGTCGGTTTGACGCGATCGGTATCATTGTTGATTGGATAGACGCCTGCAAGCAACGCCGATTGGAAGAGCTGCTCGACCTCTACGATGAAGAAGCTACCGTCGAATGTTGTGAAGGCGGCAACTTCACTGGCCGTTCCGAAGTGGAGCTTTACTGGCGGCCACGGCTCGCCACAGCCGGGAGCGAGGCATTCGCAATCGACGCATTGATGCCGGAAGGGGGCGGCGTTTTGCTCGACTATCGCGATTACGACGGCCGCCCCGTGAGGACGCATTTCCGGTTCACACCCGCCGGCAAGATCCGGCTCACGGCATGTGAACCTATCCGACTTGCAGCATGA
- a CDS encoding chemotaxis protein CheA — MSALEDQFIAEARELIGQATDNLIALERDGMSPDRIDSVFRAFHTLKGSAGVVELPAMSLVLHAAEDLLDNVRHGTLAAGAEMVDAALACLDQVSRWVDNFEAAGALPSQAGEDSRAMAQRLRSFLPRSGDQPTSPASDSPKEKEQGSLPEWVSRMIAAERDTTSSLMPKGPMAATAISYEPFVGCFYNGDDPVQLMRQVPGLLALQIEPREPFGPLADIDPYACNLRLRAVSSGSRDEIAALFRLVPDQVEIISIPSEALPAAEVPPGSGHQPLICKVIEAQCDLLRIPDRADELAGCMGAAARVAENALRHGRRPDLADTVKHAGALALAQRDAGPLLSALEKAVAAFASTPSTMAVDGGTQAASERPADRVLRVSEAKIEALVNLAGELVVARNALSYSVGQAERELDSGEVARSIQRDRDAIDRLVTELHGSVLQLRMVPFSQLFGSFPRLVRDLARQLDKKVALVTSGETTEADKTIIDRLFEPMVHLVRNALDHGIEDPGQRRAAGKSEAAKISISASRSGDRLLVEVADDGRGIDPSVVRRKASERQILPPDQLADLTDEAAVDLVFSAGFSTASTVSDISGRGFGMDVVRTAIEQIGGRVSLQSKVGIGTTVRLELPMTIAMSRIMVVESGGQSFGIAMEAVSETVRVAPDRVNTIKNNDAFVLRDRVVPIISLAELMKLPGRKRDAAEPRLLVVMEAAGRMAALEIDAVRDRLDVVLKPMQGLLAGARGYAGTTLLGNGQVLLVLDVKEILP; from the coding sequence GTGAGCGCCCTGGAGGACCAATTCATCGCCGAAGCGCGCGAGCTTATCGGGCAGGCGACGGATAATCTTATCGCGCTGGAGCGCGACGGCATGTCGCCCGACCGGATCGATAGCGTTTTTCGTGCGTTTCACACGCTCAAGGGATCCGCTGGCGTCGTCGAGCTACCGGCCATGAGCCTTGTGCTCCATGCCGCCGAGGATCTGCTGGACAACGTGCGGCATGGCACGCTCGCAGCCGGGGCTGAGATGGTCGATGCGGCGCTCGCCTGCCTCGATCAGGTATCGCGCTGGGTAGACAACTTTGAAGCCGCCGGAGCTTTGCCGTCACAGGCTGGCGAAGACAGCCGCGCGATGGCGCAACGATTGCGGTCGTTTCTGCCACGAAGTGGTGATCAGCCAACGTCCCCAGCATCAGATTCTCCGAAGGAAAAAGAGCAGGGGTCGCTGCCTGAATGGGTCTCGCGCATGATTGCAGCGGAGCGCGATACGACCTCATCGCTAATGCCGAAGGGCCCAATGGCAGCCACGGCTATCTCATATGAACCTTTTGTTGGCTGCTTTTACAATGGCGATGATCCGGTGCAGCTGATGAGGCAGGTGCCAGGCCTGCTGGCGCTGCAGATCGAGCCGCGCGAACCTTTCGGCCCGCTTGCGGACATCGACCCCTATGCCTGCAATCTGCGCTTGCGTGCCGTTTCGAGCGGCAGCCGAGATGAAATCGCCGCACTGTTTCGGCTGGTGCCGGATCAGGTTGAGATCATCAGCATTCCGTCAGAAGCGCTTCCTGCAGCAGAGGTGCCCCCCGGATCCGGCCACCAACCGCTGATCTGCAAAGTCATCGAGGCGCAGTGCGACCTGCTGCGCATACCCGATCGCGCAGACGAATTGGCGGGATGCATGGGTGCGGCGGCGCGTGTGGCTGAAAATGCCCTGCGCCACGGCCGGCGGCCGGATTTAGCCGACACCGTCAAGCATGCCGGCGCTCTGGCGTTGGCGCAGCGGGATGCCGGACCTTTGTTGTCTGCGCTTGAAAAGGCAGTTGCCGCCTTTGCCTCTACCCCATCGACGATGGCGGTCGACGGCGGAACCCAGGCAGCATCCGAAAGACCGGCCGATCGCGTGCTCCGCGTCAGCGAGGCGAAAATCGAGGCCCTCGTCAATTTGGCGGGTGAACTCGTGGTGGCAAGAAACGCGCTGTCTTATTCGGTCGGCCAAGCCGAGCGGGAGCTCGATAGCGGCGAAGTCGCCAGGTCCATCCAGCGCGACCGTGACGCGATCGATCGTCTGGTGACTGAGCTGCATGGCTCGGTCCTGCAGTTGCGGATGGTGCCTTTCTCCCAATTGTTTGGATCTTTTCCTCGGCTGGTGCGCGATCTCGCCAGGCAACTCGACAAGAAGGTTGCTCTTGTTACGAGTGGTGAGACCACGGAGGCCGACAAGACTATTATCGATCGTCTTTTCGAACCCATGGTGCATCTGGTGCGCAATGCCCTCGATCACGGTATCGAAGACCCCGGGCAACGGCGCGCGGCGGGGAAATCAGAGGCTGCGAAAATCTCGATTTCAGCATCCCGGAGCGGAGACCGCCTGCTGGTGGAGGTCGCGGACGACGGCCGCGGTATCGATCCCTCGGTGGTGCGGCGGAAGGCGTCCGAAAGGCAGATATTGCCGCCCGATCAACTGGCCGACCTGACCGACGAAGCGGCCGTCGATCTGGTTTTCTCGGCCGGATTTTCGACCGCATCAACCGTATCGGATATTTCGGGCCGGGGCTTCGGAATGGATGTGGTCCGCACCGCGATTGAACAGATCGGAGGCAGGGTTTCGCTGCAGAGCAAAGTCGGTATCGGCACCACGGTTCGGCTTGAGCTGCCAATGACGATTGCGATGTCCCGGATCATGGTGGTTGAGTCCGGCGGACAGTCGTTCGGCATTGCCATGGAAGCGGTGTCCGAAACGGTGCGCGTGGCGCCCGACCGGGTAAACACGATCAAGAACAACGACGCATTCGTCTTGCGGGATCGCGTGGTGCCCATCATTTCTCTGGCCGAGCTGATGAAATTGCCCGGACGAAAGCGGGACGCCGCCGAGCCGAGACTTTTGGTGGTCATGGAGGCCGCTGGCAGGATGGCAGCTCTCGAGATCGATGCGGTCCGTGACCGGCTGGACGTCGTGCTCAAGCCGATGCAGGGGCTGCTGGCCGGGGCGCGCGGCTATGCCGGGACGACGCTACTCGGTAATGGGCAGGTTCTGCTGGTGCTGGACGTAAAGGAGATTTTGCCTTGA
- a CDS encoding PAS domain S-box protein, with the protein MLDNLSDPVFSLVFDTVDIGLVVVDIDGCVFGWNAWMARVTRRPSQEVIGKSLYDIFPDVRNTRLPGVIEDAFQVGSSSILTHTLNALLPLQGEGGEPILHNIVVRPVFSERANYCLLQITDVTVAVTRERVLRERQNARYHAIVDSAPDAIITIDDNRVIQWVNGAVDHVLGYGHAELLGKPLDILLQTGNQLASVLAKSSVDEKSDAAISVIGRYKNGKFGNFEISLGHWRADQRDFVTTIWRDVTERAAADAALRDARDALQRSHDELESRVEERTREREIALRQLHESQKMESIGQLTGGVAHDFNNLLAVILGSLSLLKKAVPEEPRISRLLDRAIQGAERGATLTTRLLAFARRQELKVEFVTLQRLIPEMLDFLRHSVGPNIEIRAEVSPEVGAIEVDANQLELALINLAVNARDAMPQGGSLTIACHNEASGKSIGLSRDPFVCITVTDTGEGMSEATLARAQEPFFTTKGIGKGTGLGLSMVHGFTAQSGGTMRIKSQPGKGTSVTIWLPQAKEGSRVAEVDIPLAQPKEARSLRVLLVDDDILVSMGAADMLLDLGHSVTEAQSGLQALKLLESDAPFDVVVTDYAMPGMNGFELAQRIKARNPKLPIILATGYAELPPERSIEFVHLSKPYTSKDLAAALEKAAT; encoded by the coding sequence ATGCTGGATAACCTGTCCGATCCTGTATTCAGTCTCGTTTTCGACACCGTCGACATTGGTCTCGTCGTGGTCGACATCGACGGATGCGTTTTCGGCTGGAATGCCTGGATGGCCCGCGTCACGCGACGGCCCTCGCAGGAAGTGATCGGGAAATCGCTGTATGACATCTTTCCTGATGTACGTAACACCCGCTTGCCCGGCGTCATTGAGGATGCATTTCAGGTAGGAAGCTCCAGCATCCTGACCCACACGCTGAATGCGTTGCTGCCCTTGCAAGGCGAAGGCGGGGAGCCGATCCTTCATAATATCGTCGTGCGTCCTGTATTCTCAGAGCGTGCAAATTACTGCCTCTTGCAGATTACTGACGTCACGGTAGCCGTCACACGGGAGCGGGTGCTGCGGGAGCGTCAGAACGCCCGGTACCACGCGATCGTCGATTCAGCGCCTGACGCGATCATCACGATCGACGACAACCGCGTCATTCAGTGGGTCAACGGCGCAGTCGACCATGTTCTGGGGTATGGACACGCCGAGTTGCTCGGGAAACCGCTCGACATTCTGTTGCAGACGGGCAATCAGTTGGCTTCCGTGCTCGCAAAAAGTTCGGTCGATGAGAAAAGCGATGCTGCCATATCGGTTATCGGCCGGTACAAGAACGGTAAATTTGGAAACTTCGAGATATCGCTTGGACACTGGCGGGCAGACCAACGTGATTTCGTAACAACGATCTGGCGCGACGTCACGGAACGGGCGGCAGCCGATGCCGCCCTGCGCGATGCACGCGACGCCTTGCAACGAAGTCACGATGAACTGGAAAGCCGGGTCGAGGAGCGGACACGCGAGCGCGAGATCGCGCTGAGGCAGCTTCATGAATCCCAGAAGATGGAGAGCATTGGACAATTGACAGGCGGGGTCGCGCACGACTTCAACAACCTGCTGGCTGTCATATTGGGAAGCCTGAGCCTGCTGAAGAAAGCAGTTCCGGAAGAGCCGCGGATATCGCGACTGCTGGATCGGGCCATCCAGGGCGCCGAGCGCGGTGCTACCCTGACCACGCGACTGCTGGCGTTTGCGCGACGGCAGGAACTGAAAGTCGAATTCGTCACTCTCCAGAGACTGATCCCAGAAATGCTGGACTTCCTGCGGCATTCCGTTGGTCCAAACATCGAGATTCGCGCGGAAGTGTCACCGGAGGTGGGCGCCATTGAGGTTGATGCAAACCAACTCGAACTGGCTTTGATCAATCTTGCCGTTAATGCGCGGGACGCGATGCCGCAGGGAGGCTCCCTGACGATTGCTTGCCACAACGAGGCAAGCGGGAAGAGTATCGGGTTATCAAGGGATCCCTTCGTCTGCATCACCGTTACCGACACTGGTGAAGGCATGAGCGAAGCCACGCTGGCCCGCGCCCAGGAGCCGTTCTTTACGACAAAAGGCATCGGCAAAGGCACCGGCCTTGGGCTTTCGATGGTCCATGGATTTACCGCGCAATCCGGCGGGACGATGCGTATCAAAAGTCAGCCGGGGAAAGGGACGTCGGTCACGATATGGCTGCCGCAAGCAAAGGAGGGCAGCAGGGTGGCGGAGGTGGACATACCACTCGCGCAACCGAAAGAAGCGCGCAGCCTCCGGGTGCTGCTGGTCGATGACGACATCCTGGTGAGCATGGGGGCGGCCGACATGCTGCTCGATCTCGGTCACAGCGTGACGGAAGCTCAATCGGGACTACAAGCACTCAAATTGCTGGAAAGCGACGCTCCGTTCGACGTCGTCGTTACTGACTACGCCATGCCGGGGATGAACGGTTTCGAACTCGCCCAGCGGATCAAGGCGCGCAACCCCAAACTACCTATCATTCTCGCTACCGGATACGCGGAACTGCCGCCCGAACGGTCGATTGAGTTCGTGCATTTGTCCAAACCCTACACGTCAAAAGACTTGGCAGCCGCGCTGGAGAAGGCGGCGACATAA